One Diabrotica virgifera virgifera chromosome 3, PGI_DIABVI_V3a genomic window carries:
- the LOC126881653 gene encoding uncharacterized protein LOC126881653 yields MATLGSIHNIDYNITHAKLRVVKILHYICFSTEGEPRKTRKALRAFPGFRLDDTSEQFLSKCNDVSEKFDLPDLIAICQILDLNYKNEKHDVVVRICSFLNTFINDDETEDDEEEDDVSDIDEDDEEKRQLEDEKRRTQEEKRRLEDERRENDERREKEKRRLEEERRKDAQKTMKDLKKKKDEDVKEETTSLDEDAKGEIMTKDDKYAMKDVDMNEVMTKKDEDTKTDDMTKIFTYMKKLEKEAIAQAITLK; encoded by the coding sequence atggcAACTTTAGGTTCTATTCATAATATTGACTATAATATTACTCACGCTAAGTTGAGAGTTGTTAAAATTTTGCATTACATTTGTTTTTCCACTGAAGGTGAACCTCGAAAAACTAGAAAAGCTTTGCGTGCTTTTCCTGGTTTTCGGCTCGACGACACTTCTGAACAATTTTTGAGTAAATGTAACGATGTAAGTGAAAAATTTGATCTTCCTGATTTAATTGCGATATGCCAAATTCTTGATTTGAATTATAAAAATGAGAAGCATGACGTGGTTGTTCGCATTTGTTCCTTTTTGAATACCTTCATTAACGACGACGAAACTGAAGATGACGAAGAGGAGGATGACGTATCAGATATAGACGAAGACGACGAAGAAAAAAGACAACTGGAAGACGAAAAAAGACGAACGCAAGAAGAAAAACGACGATTGGAAGACGAAAGACGGGAAAATGATGAAAGACGAGAAAAAGAGAAACGACGATTGGAAGAAGAAAGACGAAAAGACGCGCAAAAGACGATGAAagacttgaagaagaagaaagacgAAGACGTGAAAGAAGAAACGACGAGCTTAGACGAAGACGCGAAGGGCGAAATTATGACGAAGGACGACAAATATGCGATGAAAGACGTAGATATGAACGAAGTAATGACGAAGAAAGACGAAGATACGAAGACAGACGATATGACGAAGATATTCACGTATATGAAGAAATTGGAGAAAGAAGCTATAGCGCAAGCAATAACGCTGAAATGA